A window of Cygnus atratus isolate AKBS03 ecotype Queensland, Australia chromosome 24, CAtr_DNAZoo_HiC_assembly, whole genome shotgun sequence contains these coding sequences:
- the BLACAT1 gene encoding bladder cancer associated transcript 1: MPQFTFACFCGLHGFCKMKRKKEESSAEQETAV, from the coding sequence ATGCCCCAGTTCACCTTCGCGTGCTTCTGCGGGCTCCATGGCTTCTGcaagatgaagaggaagaaggaggaatCCAGCGCGGAGCAGGAGACGGCGGTGTGA